Proteins from a single region of Catenulispora acidiphila DSM 44928:
- a CDS encoding STAS domain-containing protein, with translation MAVEGFSVEVDNDPDRGGAAAVPGDGKDSQAVTVTVAGDVDLAAADTLWSVLDEYVRSGAQVVVDCSRVAFLDSMGLRTLIRAQHKAKASGARLTLAAPSEAVLRVLQLAGVADLFVLDVSGSGSAR, from the coding sequence ATGGCGGTCGAAGGCTTCTCGGTCGAGGTCGACAACGACCCGGACCGGGGCGGAGCCGCCGCGGTGCCCGGGGACGGCAAGGACAGCCAGGCCGTCACGGTCACCGTCGCCGGTGACGTGGACCTGGCCGCGGCGGACACGCTGTGGAGCGTCCTGGACGAGTACGTGCGCTCCGGCGCGCAGGTCGTCGTGGACTGCTCGCGGGTGGCGTTCCTGGACTCCATGGGGCTGCGGACCTTGATCCGCGCCCAGCACAAGGCCAAGGCTTCGGGCGCCCGGCTGACGCTGGCCGCGCCGTCGGAGGCGGTCCTGCGGGTGCTCCAACTGGCCGGGGTCGCCGACCTGTTCGTGCTCGACGTCAGCGGGAGCGGCAGCGCACGCTGA
- a CDS encoding ATP-binding protein, producing MTSRRTAHTQLAPGPSAPAAARAFLTETCTRWHAEDFVTDAALVVSELITNAVRHAGTEMRLELELDDGMLTVRVHDRSPGLPRLIPPSERVFGGQGLAIVVQLAQAWGVAVEDGGGKAVWCRLGPRAAVPAGAGTQASPWKGEQDVWSA from the coding sequence ATGACGTCGCGCCGGACGGCCCACACCCAGCTGGCGCCCGGGCCCTCGGCACCGGCCGCCGCCCGGGCCTTCCTGACCGAGACCTGTACCAGGTGGCACGCTGAGGACTTCGTCACAGACGCCGCGCTCGTGGTCAGCGAACTCATCACCAACGCCGTCCGGCACGCCGGCACCGAGATGCGGCTGGAGCTGGAACTCGATGACGGGATGCTGACGGTCCGGGTCCACGACCGCAGTCCCGGCCTGCCGCGCCTGATCCCGCCCTCCGAGCGCGTTTTCGGAGGTCAGGGGCTCGCGATCGTGGTCCAGCTCGCCCAGGCCTGGGGGGTCGCGGTCGAGGACGGCGGGGGAAAGGCCGTATGGTGCCGACTCGGGCCGCGAGCAGCGGTACCGGCTGGGGCGGGCACACAGGCGTCGCCGTGGAAAGGGGAGCAGGACGTATGGAGCGCGTGA
- a CDS encoding ATP-binding protein gives MERVSGVGGEAGVGTGADGGGEGTDGRVPVTLSIPAERDYVVLVRSAAGHLGVRAGFSMAEMGDWRLAVDEACGLLLLPDEVDAIGEELDCVFRLSPAGLALTVSSEARPGSKPQVGGFGWSLLAALVDDLQWAEEAGRVRVDIVKRAAGGAPGPDRTARAEVR, from the coding sequence ATGGAGCGCGTGAGCGGTGTGGGTGGTGAGGCCGGCGTGGGCACGGGTGCCGACGGCGGCGGCGAGGGCACGGACGGCCGTGTCCCGGTGACGCTGAGCATCCCCGCCGAGCGCGACTACGTCGTCCTGGTCCGGTCGGCGGCCGGGCATCTCGGGGTGCGAGCCGGGTTCTCGATGGCCGAGATGGGCGACTGGCGCCTGGCGGTGGACGAGGCCTGCGGCCTGCTGCTGCTCCCCGACGAGGTGGACGCGATCGGCGAGGAGCTGGACTGCGTGTTCCGGCTGAGCCCGGCCGGGCTGGCGCTCACGGTCTCCTCCGAGGCCCGGCCCGGCTCCAAACCGCAGGTCGGCGGCTTCGGCTGGTCGCTGCTCGCGGCGCTGGTCGACGATCTGCAGTGGGCCGAGGAAGCCGGCCGGGTGCGGGTCGACATCGTCAAGCGCGCCGCCGGCGGCGCGCCAGGACCCGACCGCACGGCCCGGGCGGAGGTGCGGTGA
- a CDS encoding SigB/SigF/SigG family RNA polymerase sigma factor, translating into MSTRGSGPGPVSSGRGGPGRDGDPVRPAAGEPAASGASGASSASAAPSVPAAPSGSAAPSVPAAPVAPRAVRADRRLPEQDADLPLPSIPSPRLGGVPRDRAEHRAEIHRRFELLADCESDSVRHRTLRDELIAEHMNYARYVASRFSVPADTAEDLEQVAYLALIKAVDNFDPARGTAFLGYLTPMVAGEIKRYFRDSTWDVHVPRRMQELSLALHGAPAEQLERRLGRSPTIAELAEHLGAQPEEIVEAFDASAAYSATSLERPLVPGDEQGASLGETLGGDDDAYEWVVDREALKPLLAALPEKDKRILLMRFFRGMTQSQIGTELGVSQMQVSRYLTRILSTLRDAVLVEDGEEEPGAGGGK; encoded by the coding sequence GTGAGCACTCGGGGGAGCGGTCCCGGTCCGGTTTCGTCCGGCCGAGGCGGGCCCGGGCGCGACGGCGATCCGGTGCGCCCGGCGGCGGGCGAGCCCGCGGCGTCGGGGGCGTCCGGGGCGTCGAGCGCCTCCGCCGCGCCTTCGGTGCCGGCCGCGCCGTCCGGGTCGGCTGCCCCGTCTGTCCCGGCCGCTCCGGTCGCGCCGCGCGCTGTGCGCGCCGACCGCCGGCTGCCGGAGCAGGACGCCGACCTCCCCCTGCCGAGCATTCCCTCGCCGCGGCTCGGCGGCGTGCCGCGCGACCGCGCCGAGCACCGCGCGGAGATCCACCGCCGTTTCGAGCTGCTGGCGGACTGCGAGTCCGACAGCGTGCGCCACCGGACGCTGCGCGACGAGCTGATCGCCGAGCACATGAACTACGCGCGCTACGTCGCCTCGCGCTTCTCCGTCCCCGCCGACACCGCCGAGGACCTGGAACAGGTCGCGTACCTGGCGCTGATCAAGGCGGTCGACAACTTCGACCCCGCGCGCGGCACCGCCTTCCTGGGCTACCTCACGCCGATGGTCGCCGGGGAGATCAAGCGCTATTTCCGCGACTCCACCTGGGACGTGCACGTCCCGCGCCGCATGCAGGAGTTGAGCCTGGCGCTGCACGGCGCCCCGGCCGAGCAGCTGGAGCGCCGGCTCGGCCGCTCCCCGACGATCGCCGAGCTGGCCGAGCACCTCGGCGCGCAGCCGGAGGAGATCGTCGAGGCCTTCGACGCCTCGGCCGCCTACAGCGCGACCTCGCTGGAGCGTCCGCTGGTCCCCGGCGACGAGCAGGGCGCGAGCCTTGGCGAGACGCTGGGCGGCGACGACGACGCCTACGAGTGGGTCGTCGACCGTGAAGCGCTCAAGCCGCTGCTGGCCGCGCTGCCGGAGAAGGACAAGCGGATCCTGCTCATGCGCTTTTTCCGCGGCATGACCCAGAGCCAGATAGGCACCGAGCTGGGGGTGTCGCAGATGCAGGTCTCGCGCTACCTGACCCGGATTCTCAGCACCCTGCGCGACGCGGTCCTCGTCGAGGACGGCGAAGAGGAGCCGGGGGCGGGCGGCGGGAAGTGA
- a CDS encoding SPFH domain-containing protein, giving the protein MTTDQGGQEPTPVAEAAEVQAAEVPISEQSARDVSGWGALGAVIVLAGIAIAVAALTMDATRAWAVIPGGAGLFLLVGLTPVSPGQARVVTLFGQYVGTIRTTGLRWVNPLTSRRQVSTRVINSETATLKVNDADGNPVEIAAVVVWQVRDTAKAVYAVDDFNDFVAIQTETAVRHIAGGYPYDARTEGQVSLRQNADEITARMSEEIAERVVLAGINVIESRITRLSYAPEIAQAMLRRQQADAVVAARQRLVQGAVGMVRSALDALSEEDIVELDEERKAAMVSNLLVVLCSEQATQPVVNTGTLYQ; this is encoded by the coding sequence ATGACGACGGATCAGGGCGGACAGGAGCCGACACCGGTGGCGGAAGCCGCGGAGGTGCAGGCCGCGGAGGTGCCGATCAGCGAGCAGTCGGCGCGCGACGTCTCGGGGTGGGGCGCGCTGGGCGCGGTGATCGTGCTCGCCGGGATCGCCATCGCGGTGGCGGCGCTGACCATGGACGCGACGCGCGCCTGGGCCGTTATCCCGGGCGGCGCGGGCTTGTTCCTGCTGGTGGGCTTGACTCCGGTCTCGCCGGGGCAGGCGCGCGTGGTCACGCTGTTCGGCCAGTACGTCGGCACGATCCGCACGACCGGGCTGCGCTGGGTGAACCCGCTGACCTCGCGGCGCCAGGTCTCCACCCGCGTGATCAACAGCGAGACGGCGACGCTGAAGGTCAACGACGCCGACGGCAACCCGGTCGAGATCGCGGCGGTCGTGGTCTGGCAGGTCCGGGACACCGCCAAGGCCGTGTACGCGGTCGACGACTTCAACGACTTCGTCGCCATCCAGACCGAGACCGCCGTCCGGCACATCGCCGGCGGCTACCCGTACGACGCGCGCACCGAGGGCCAGGTCTCCCTGCGCCAGAACGCCGACGAGATCACCGCCCGCATGTCGGAGGAGATCGCCGAGCGGGTGGTGCTGGCGGGCATCAACGTGATCGAATCCAGGATCACCCGGCTGTCCTACGCCCCCGAGATCGCCCAGGCGATGCTGCGCCGCCAGCAGGCCGACGCGGTTGTCGCCGCCCGGCAGCGCCTGGTGCAAGGCGCGGTGGGCATGGTGCGCTCGGCCCTGGACGCCCTGAGCGAGGAGGACATCGTCGAACTGGACGAGGAGCGCAAGGCCGCGATGGTCAGCAACCTGCTGGTCGTGCTCTGCAGCGAGCAGGCGACCCAGCCGGTCGTGAACACCGGCACGCTCTACCAGTAA
- a CDS encoding response regulator has translation MAHPAERRCGPEPGAPRFTGQKILIVDDDRRGAFALGSALSARGLTVLQAATGADGLAAVEHDPAIRAVLMDVAMPGLDGYATAARMRRLDQGAATPIIAVTFEATAADRARALDAGMDAHMPKPVDVPRLLRLLADLMN, from the coding sequence ATGGCGCACCCTGCCGAACGCCGGTGTGGTCCCGAACCCGGCGCGCCCCGCTTCACCGGCCAGAAGATCCTGATCGTGGACGACGACCGCCGAGGCGCCTTCGCCCTCGGCAGTGCCCTGAGCGCCCGCGGCCTGACGGTCCTGCAAGCCGCCACCGGCGCGGACGGCCTGGCAGCCGTCGAGCACGACCCCGCCATCCGAGCGGTCCTGATGGACGTCGCGATGCCCGGCCTCGACGGCTACGCCACCGCCGCCCGCATGCGCCGCCTCGACCAGGGCGCCGCCACCCCGATCATCGCGGTGACGTTCGAGGCGACGGCGGCGGATCGGGCCAGGGCCCTGGACGCCGGGATGGACGCGCACATGCCCAAGCCGGTGGACGTGCCGCGGCTGCTGCGACTGCTGGCGGATCTGATGAACTGA
- a CDS encoding serine/threonine-protein kinase codes for MALQFAAMLDYYLYKRPIGEVREVEPLRAGDPRTVGPYVLIARLGSGGMGHVFLGRTRGGRTVAVKVVKAELAGDREFRRRFRQEVAAARLVSGRFTAPVVDADPEAATPWLATAYVSGLTLRAVVGAGALLPERSLRVLAYGLARALAEIHTAGVVHRDMKPSNVMLAVDGPHVIDFGISRVIAGADQTRTDIGTIIGSPGFMSPEQTRGQELTGATDVFSLGTVLAYAATGHNPFGGGPEHAVLYRIAHGEPDLTGVPDSLAPLVGMCLAKDPARRPSTAQIIGRMADSVPEGAWLPADLTAAIAQSAAEILDYEGIAVFPQPDSDPVTTPGLRPDPTLPLPTPANQPTARLDPVDVRTRARAADRNQELLGVSEPPQGRRRDEGGGSAGLVAGLLSVAVVAALATALVLVLHKGNSNPSSPPAASVGTSTSQSPLTFTARSKTASQTTQTAPTPTTASVPTPTTPASTASTTNAPSPTTSSAASTTQSTSAPSSPSSSASSSAPPSSSPSTSHSTAPQTAASSSHS; via the coding sequence TTGGCGCTTCAGTTCGCTGCGATGCTGGACTACTACTTGTACAAACGCCCGATCGGGGAGGTCCGCGAGGTGGAACCGCTCAGAGCAGGGGATCCGCGCACTGTGGGCCCGTACGTGCTGATCGCCCGGCTGGGTTCCGGGGGCATGGGGCACGTCTTCCTGGGGCGGACGCGCGGCGGGCGGACCGTCGCGGTGAAGGTGGTCAAGGCCGAGCTGGCCGGGGACCGCGAGTTCCGGCGGCGGTTCCGGCAGGAGGTCGCGGCCGCGCGGCTGGTGTCGGGGCGGTTCACGGCGCCGGTCGTGGACGCCGATCCGGAGGCGGCGACGCCGTGGCTGGCGACCGCGTACGTCTCCGGGCTGACGCTTCGCGCGGTGGTCGGCGCCGGCGCGCTGCTGCCGGAGAGGTCGCTGCGGGTGCTGGCGTACGGGCTCGCGCGGGCGCTGGCGGAGATCCACACCGCGGGCGTCGTGCACCGGGACATGAAGCCCTCGAACGTGATGCTCGCCGTGGACGGCCCGCACGTCATCGACTTCGGCATCTCGCGGGTCATCGCCGGGGCGGATCAGACGCGCACCGACATCGGCACCATCATCGGCTCGCCGGGCTTCATGTCGCCGGAGCAGACGCGCGGGCAGGAGCTGACCGGCGCGACCGACGTCTTCTCCCTCGGCACGGTCCTGGCCTACGCCGCCACCGGCCACAACCCCTTCGGCGGCGGTCCGGAGCACGCCGTGCTCTACCGCATCGCGCACGGCGAGCCGGACCTGACCGGCGTGCCGGACTCGCTGGCGCCGCTGGTCGGCATGTGCCTGGCGAAGGACCCGGCGCGCCGGCCGAGCACCGCGCAGATCATCGGGCGCATGGCCGACAGCGTGCCGGAGGGCGCCTGGCTCCCGGCGGACCTGACGGCGGCGATAGCACAAAGCGCCGCCGAGATCTTGGACTACGAGGGCATCGCGGTCTTCCCCCAGCCGGACTCCGACCCGGTGACCACCCCCGGACTGAGGCCCGACCCGACCCTGCCGCTGCCCACCCCGGCGAACCAGCCGACGGCACGCCTCGATCCGGTCGACGTCCGGACCCGCGCCCGCGCCGCCGACCGGAACCAGGAGCTCCTCGGCGTCAGCGAGCCGCCGCAGGGCAGGAGGCGCGACGAAGGCGGCGGCAGCGCGGGACTGGTGGCCGGGCTGCTGTCGGTCGCGGTGGTCGCGGCACTGGCGACGGCCCTGGTACTGGTGCTGCACAAGGGAAACAGCAACCCCAGCTCGCCGCCGGCGGCTTCGGTGGGCACGAGCACGAGCCAGTCCCCGCTGACCTTCACGGCGCGCTCCAAGACCGCGTCGCAGACCACGCAGACGGCGCCGACCCCGACCACCGCCTCCGTGCCGACCCCGACGACCCCCGCCTCGACCGCCTCCACGACGAACGCCCCGAGCCCGACGACGAGCAGCGCCGCATCGACGACGCAGAGCACATCGGCGCCGAGCTCACCGAGCAGCAGCGCGAGTTCTTCGGCGCCGCCGTCGTCGAGCCCGTCGACGAGCCACAGCACGGCACCGCAGACGGCGGCGAGTTCGAGCCACAGCTGA
- a CDS encoding MarR family winged helix-turn-helix transcriptional regulator, translated as MPAHHDRISRAPDRIKDRPTWLISRAFARSSALLSSGFEAHGAGLRSHHYRLLAALEQSGPASQADLGRDTGIDRSDVTAALAELEARRFVDRKVDPRHRRRNVVTLTTEGADELRRLDAVLDDIQAAVLAPLTDAEQRLFLDLLSRVA; from the coding sequence ATGCCCGCGCATCACGATCGGATCAGCCGCGCCCCGGACCGGATCAAGGACCGCCCGACCTGGCTGATCAGCCGGGCGTTCGCGCGCTCCTCGGCCCTGCTCTCCAGCGGCTTCGAAGCTCACGGCGCCGGGCTGCGGAGCCACCACTACCGCCTGCTGGCGGCCCTGGAGCAATCGGGACCGGCTAGCCAGGCCGACCTCGGCCGCGACACGGGCATCGACCGCAGTGACGTCACCGCCGCCCTCGCCGAGCTGGAGGCGCGCCGCTTCGTCGACAGAAAGGTCGACCCCCGCCACAGACGGCGCAACGTCGTCACCCTCACCACCGAGGGCGCCGACGAACTGCGCCGACTCGACGCAGTCCTCGACGACATCCAGGCCGCCGTACTCGCCCCGCTGACCGACGCGGAGCAACGTCTGTTCCTGGACCTGCTGTCGCGCGTGGCGTAA